DNA from Ziziphus jujuba cultivar Dongzao chromosome 2, ASM3175591v1:
tgagtgagaattctatcaatggtagtagatattttttcattttcatagatGATTTGTCCAGAATATGTTGGGTGTATTTtctgaaacaaaaaatttgaagttGCTGAGATTTTCACTAGCTTTAAAGCCATGGTAGAAAGTCAAGCAAAATGTAGCATCAAGGTGATACGATCTGATAATGGGACTGAATATATAGCTCAAAAGTTTGAGTTGAAATGCAAAGAAGCTGGAATTCAACATCAGCTGACCTCTCCCTATACTCCTCAACAAAATGGGGTTAGTGAGAGGAAGAACAGGACTATTATGGAGATGTGTAGATGCTTGTTGTTTAACAGGCAAttaccaaagaagttttgggctgaagcaGTGAACACCTCAGTGTATTTGCTAAATAAATTACCAACTAAAGCATTGGAGTTTAAAACTCCATATGAGGTGTGGTATAGGGTCAAGCCTACCGAGGAGCATTTGAAGATATTCGGGAGCATTTGTTATACACATTTTCCTAAAATTAAGAGAGACAAGTTGGATCAAAAAGCTGATATGGGAATTTTTGTTGGTTACAGCAGCACAACAAAAGGGTACAGAGTATATCATTTGAAAACTAACAAGCTAATTGTTAGTAGGAATGTTAAAGTTGATGAAGCTGCTGTTTGGAATTGGGAAAAAAGTGAAGTTCAAGCCTCAGAAAAGAAGTTTATCCAAGAACATGACGAGATTCAGGAGGAGAATGATTtaaatgatgaagatgctgttggaatccgaggtacaagatccTTGACTGATGTATATGAGAAAAGCATCCGAAGTATAAGACCTCTGACTGATGCATCTGAGATAAGCATCTGAGGTACAAGACCTTTGACTGATGCATCTGGAATAAgtatccgaggtacaagacccttcaCTGATGCATCCGAAAGAAGTGTCCTAGATACAAGACCCCTGTCtaatgtccgagatacaagactcTTGTCCGATGTTCGAGCTATAAGACCCCTGTTTGATGTCTGAGATACAAGACTCCTGTCCGATGTCCAAGCTATAAGAcccctgtccgatgtccgagatacaagacccctGTCCGATGTCCAAGCTATAAGACCCATGTCCGATGTCCAAGATACAAGACTCCTGTCCGATGTCCAAGATACAAGACCCCTGTCCGATGTCTGAGATACAAGACtcctgtccgatgtccgagctaCAAGACCCCTGTCCGATGTTTGAGATACAAGATccctgtccgatgtccgagctaTAAGATCTCTATCTGATgttcgaggtacaagacccttgaCTGATGAATATCAAAGATGTAACCTAGCATTGTGTGATCCAATTACTTTCAGTGACACAAATCAGTTCGAGACATGGAGAGAGGCCATGAAAACGGAAATCAATATGATTGGCAAAAACAAAACGTAGGAATTGGTGAACAAACCCCAAGGCAAAAAGGCCATTGGAGTGAAATGGGTCTTTAGGACCAAGGTCAATGATGATAGTACAATAACTAAGCATAAAGTAAGATTGGTAGTTAAAGGTTTTATGCAGCAACCTggtattgattatggagataTGTTTGCACCAATTGTGAGGCATGAAACAATTAGATTTTTACTAGCACTTGCCGCTCAAAAGGGCTAGAAAGCTTaccatttagatgtgaaatctgcatttctaaatggttacctggaggaagaagtatatgttgaacaacctgaaggctttgttgttcaaggaaaggaagacaaagtttataaattGCATAAGACTCTTTCTGGCTTGAAACAAGCTCCCAAAACTTGGTATAGCAGAATTGACTCACACCTTGTTGGAAAAAGATTTAAAAGGAGTGAGAATGAGCCTACTTTATACGTGAAGTCGggttcaaatgatgaaaaattgattgtttctctatatgttgatgacttgTTTGTTACAGGAGGAGATTCACAAAGTGTGTTGAAGTTTAAATCTGAAATGCAAAAGGTGTTTGAAATGTCAGATTTAGGAGTGATGAACTACTTTCTTGGCATGGAGATATATCAATTTAGTCATGGCATTTTCTTATCCCAAAAGAAGTATGCTGTGGAACTACTcaaaaagtttgacatggagaagTGTAATCCAGCTGACACTCCAAtggtttacaataaaaaatttgaacttgAAGATGGTGCTGCCAAGATTGAAGTTTCAACCTATAGAAGCCTTATTGGAAGTTTGCTGTATTTATGTGCTTCTAGACTTGACATTATATTTTCTGTGAGTTTGCTTTCCAGATTTATGCATGATACTTCACATATGCATTATTCTGTAGCTAAAAGAGTGCTAAGGTACATTAGAGGCACCATAGACTATGCTGTTTGGTTTTTGAAGCAAGAAGAAGGTAAGTTGATGGGCTAtgttgatagtgattgggctgaaAGCATGGAGAATTCAAAAAGTACTTCAGGGTACTTATTTTCTCATGGTTCAGGTCTTTTTTCATGGAGCTCACAAAAACAGGGTTCAGTTGCTCAATCCACagctgaagctgaatatattgctGCTGCAGCTGCTTCAAATCAAGCTTTATGGCCAAGGaagttgcttgttgatttaaatgagaGGCAAGAAGAAGCTACCACAATATACTATGATAACAAGTCTGCAATTTCCATTGCTGAAAATCTAGGTCAACATAGAAGAACAAAGCATATTCCATTCAAATATCATGCTGTGAgagaagctgaaagaaatggtgaagtgaagcTGGTTCATTGCAGTTCTGAAGTCTAGCTTGCTGGTATTTTGACGAAAGCTTTGCCAAGAAACAGGTTTGAAACACTAAGAAATGATCTTAATGTTTCCAGCaaaagtgccaaggaggagtgttagtgtaatgtcacttttgttgctgtcataagttactttgtaatgattagttactgtactttcagtttttgataaaaacactgttgtattaggtagccaaaatatggcttgtcttttggcaatatgattaccgcagtagtaggtgaaaattaggtggtttactatttttgaaaacttgTGGTTATATGCCATATCCATAATGAACGAGGGTGTCCAGAACACACCAATTTAAGCTCCTGTCTCTTTcgtttttgctgtgttttttgttctaaaatcCAACAGATCAAGAGAAGACAATTGCTTCAGCTTTGAAATGCTTTTAGGAATGTGACAAGTGAAATGGTTTCTTGACAAGTTGAGAATGACCAAACCAAACAAATTTGTCATCTCTGTAGGAAGATCTCCACTCAAGTTATTCCCTGAAAGGTCTAGCATGGTTACAAGAGAGAGGGTCTTGGTGTATCTTTGAAGTTGGCCTTTCATGTTTACAACAAAACTTTCATAGTATTTGCCAACCAAAGTATATACATAGTTACGAGCCTAATACAATAGATAACGGTTAATGATTTAGGCTTGTGACATACCTTTGAAATGTCCAAAGCTAGCTGGAATACTACCTGTCAACTGATTTTCTGCTAGATCCAGGACTTGTAGTGAACTTAAATTTGATAACAGAGCCAGAAGTTCTCCTAAAAATGAATTAGACCTCAAGATAAGAATTCTTAGACTTTCAAATCCTTTCCCGATCAATGGTGGAATTCTACCATTTAATCTGTTGTTTCCAAGATTTAGGGTCTCCAAACTCGATAAGTTTTGCAAAGATGATGGGAGCTGTCCATACAGCTTGTTGTCATTGAGATGCAATGTTTCAAGCCAACTTAATTGACCCAAGAATGTAGGAATGGTTCCAAACAAGTGGTTATTACAGAAAGATGAACACAATTTCCAATGCTTGATGGAATACTTCCTATTAAGTTGTTATTGGAAAGATCAATGACTTTAAGTGTAGGAACAATGTTCCAAGCAGGGATTTCTCCATTTAATTGGTCCTCAGCAacagaaaggaaagaaaacgtAGCATCGGTGATATtccatttatttgaaatattaccaaaaaatttatCTTTGGATATATCAAGTAAGTCAAAGTTGCCACTTAGAATAGGAATGGACCCACTGAAATTATTTGAGCTGAAATCAACTATTGCACCTGGTACGTATCCCATTAACAAAATTTGTGAATCAAACTTTAGTGGACTTTATAGTTGACCTGTTAGttgattaaaagaaagattCAGCAGTGacaatgaagaagaaaattccCGAAACCAGTAAGGTATGGAGCAAGAAATGCTAGCATTTGAGAAATCCACATCGTAGACCTGCTTTTGTGACTTCAGCCAAGTCAGAAATGATAAAGGACCCAAATGGCAGGAACTCATTGCAAGACAAAAGACCTGGAATGGAAGAACCCGATCGGATTTGACATCCAAGGTGAAAGAGTTTGAAGATAGATCCAAATCTAATAGCttttttagctttaaaaaaTGCGCTTCAGTAACTATACCTGTCAATTGATTGGATGAAACATCAAAGATATGCAACTCAGAAAGCTGTTCCAAACTTTCAGGGAGGGTCCCATTTACCTCATTCTCTCCTAGAAGCTGAATAGTAAGATTTTGCTGTAATATTCCAAAAGAAGTTGGGATGGGACCATATAGAGAGTTATTGAACAAGTCAAGCTCAAGAAGATTCTCGAGCTGAGCTAACAACTTTGGTAGTTTACCAACCAATTGATTGTCTGACAAGTACAAGTATTGCGGATTTGGTAGTGGCCTCCCATAACGATTTTGGAGTGATCCGAAGGAAGCTGGGATTTGACCATTTAGAGaattataggataaataaaGTGCTACAAGATTCTCAAGTTGACCCAACCATTCTGGTAAACTACCAACCAAGTGATTGTGTGACAAGTCCAAGACTGCAGACTAGTCAGTGGCCTCCTAGAAAGGAAAATTTCTGCTCCTTCAAGGAATTTTGGTAAGGTTTCGTTGATGTAATTACCAGACATATATAAGGAAATCAAATTGCAAAGTTTTCCAATAGAGCTTGGAATCCCACCGTCAACACTATTGCAATTAAGATCTAAGTGACTGAGAAATGTCAGGTTTCCAATCGAGGCAGGAAGTTTCCCATGCAGATTATTCCATCCGAAGTCAAGGACGTCTATCTTCTCCCATCGTCCCCTAGACAATTGATGACAACTTTGTGAGAGAAAATTGTCTCCCAGATATAAAAACTGCAAATTTGGTAGTTCGCTAAAACCAAGTGGAATTGTTCCACACATATAATTACTGCTTATATCCAAAGTAACAAGACTACCAATATTgtaactgtcaggacccatccagaattccttccccggaaccctagacaagccctgatcccagggaaataccaccgaaccttccaacggaaaatccggcagcacctcccctaagggatttacttaccacaaattacctgcactgaaaacacacttctaaaaacatccccttattcctcccacaaactacaaattgttccacaaattacagcactccaaataacaacagcagcaacccagtgcataaataacaaccacacgtccaatacagtatacagagcattatacaattaactgtggaatttataaaataacagataaagaagcaatacaaggcagagaggaaaaagggaagaaaaacttcttgaaccttcggcaaacgaactgagacgttgggctcgcctcggacaatcaacgtctccaacctggacctaggggaacgaaatttaagagtgtgagatgctaatcatctcagtgagcgaccctactactatacaatataataccacggtaataggtatataaataataattatttgaaaataataatttctctcaaaacccttacaattctctcagttggaaaagttccccttttaaaacattttcacaaaaccctttattcatattccccgaaaaccaagacatcaaataaatatccgaacagtaataattaattttaattccaatacaattttaaaacattttattcttaaaacgcagttccgaaaatcagttgatgcacccactatataccagtggcgccaacagtacccagcgtcccgaggtacagccagacaggaggttatagagagaaaccggcatacggtcgcgtggcgtcccactgcgccgctgctaacctagtgtcccggccatggggggtggcctaccctcatccgatggcaaccacaggacaacctcataatatcaaccgcgcgctaatcacacccacctgcgcgctaatcacatcacctgcgcactaatcacaaccgtgtgcacaacatccatatcacatataccatatcacataatcagaacaccagtacgtgcacggtgcatctaaaaatcataaaatccataaatttaatttatataacaattttcacattttgcataaacatagcgggcacagtccatccgcttgaaacgggaaattctccacaatttctttataatcaatacaataaattccatgattttcaaatccaccaactcccaaatccaccaattcaaatatccacattttcccaagcataaataattctcgaaatataataattaaacctcataatattccatgggcatattttataaaaattgaaatcaccaacataaccaaatagtttccttgaaatatttgaaaatcaaatcgtgctcgatttaatattaaaaccacacgaatttcaaaatcctcaaaaccataaaataatttcacatggcataaatttgtaacatacacattttcttaaatccaataaattcacaaataattccacaataaattaaataaatatttggcacatagaaattaaattccaaatatttaaatcacacataatatattcaccaattaaattcccaaaattaatttgaaggtgggtcactcacctggagcacgcaattaacccatgatccaccacgggatcaatttcacgactcaccggtgctcctagaacaaaattcacagacagtcaaataaattaatattttattcgggtaaataatacgcggtacccgggggtcaaacacaaactttaaccaaaatggtcgaataatataccgaatcgaagctcgtgggacgaggatcacaagtccggtctccatcgaccccaattccgccggaggtggccggaatttggccggaaaggttCGATCGGTTTTCacttcctcgtatctcgcaaaccgcttcgaatttttgagattggaggccatttttgaactcaggggacccaaaataggggaagAGGAGGCTTAAttgggactgggctggccggaaaacacaagaaaagaggagagagaaattttgccggccggcggcttctccggcacgatcggcgcgcgtccggcggccggtcaccgtgaaaattggcggctgagctcgcctccttcctccgctcatcactggccggcgcgtgtactgtatgggtggccggaaaaagaaaacacagtGAGAGAGAGACGGAcgggagagagaaaaaaaaaaaaaacaactgtgcgtgttttggttgagctcggggaagaagaaggaaaaaaggaaaaaagaaaagaaaaagaaaaaagaaggaaatggtgttttcccacgtggggaaaagaaaagaaaaagaaaaagaaaaagaaaagaaaaaggaaaataaaagaaataaaaataaaaataattaaataatcaaataataatattattatttaaaataataataaaaataatttcattttaacacatggttgacatgtggcatttcaccatggtgacacatggtcaccttcattaagtcacacgtggcacatcgttacgcgtgtaaaaataataataaaataatacagtatttgaaaaactctagaggtccataactttcaaaccacatgtccaaatcggacgtgccgctagtctacggactcgtatcgacgagcacttcacaaccatgcatgagtcaacgctcaaccttgcatgaataaaaagtcaactccggcaccccttggatagtttggacctcaacttgttttgctcataactttcaaaccgtagctccgttttcaacgtgctactagtctacgaactcgtgccaatgtgtactccataacggtacctcagtcaacctagaattccaatcgggtcaaaaagtcaacttttgaccccttcggtcaacggtcaacagtcaacctcgatcaacgtgcaaaaattccgacatggttcgggacggggtgttacaataacaCCCTATCTTGAAGTACaccagaaatttctcaaatttgaccaaagttgaccaggtttgaccatcattgaccgagaaggggtcaaatgttgacttttgctttcggtggaatttcacattgactgaggtcccgttacgaagtacacattggcacgagttcataaactagtagcacgtaaaaaacgaagctacggtttgaaagttatgagcaaaacaagttgaggtccaaattgtccaagggtaccgggttgatttttatttttgggatatgagctttgactcatgtacgaaTGTGAATAActtatcgatacgagtccgtaaacTAGCGGTATACCTgatttggatattttgttgaaaagttatggacctgtaaagtttttcaaatacagtattattttaatattatttttaaatatataaacagtATGCCACATGtgtaaagggtgccatgtgtcacaatgaggagatgccacatgtcaactatattaaatactatattatcttaatattatttatttattttattattttattattttattaatattattattatttaaaaaaaaatttctttttttctcacgtggggaaacacccatgaaaatttctttctttttcttttcttcttcttcttcttccttcttccttccttctccctctcgAATTCACcccgtttctctttttttcgaTCATATGAAGCCACACGCACCTGATGGGGTGGAAGAGGGGGAAGATTCCGACCAGCAGTCGGAAAATGGTGGCCAACCATCGTCGAATGTGGCCAGATCGGGCTTTGTTGCTGACGATGGCAAGATTGGCTCCGTCGGCGATCCGGCTACCAcccggccaaattgatactcatttccacctattttggacctccaGAGCttgattttgaggtccatttagCTCAATTCCTTGTCGTTTGGGAGATAtgacaagttgaagttcggtTGAAACTTTCCGTCCATTCTGCCAGTCCCTGCCGATCAAATTGAGTCCAACGGACATCGGTAATGTATTCCTCATCCCTTTAGCTTTTTATTGATATCttatttacaaattttggacaccgtttgtgttaaacccccagataccgggtattatttatccgaataaaatattaatttatttgatcctctgtaatattgttgttttaggagcacgtgtaagctgtagaattgatcctatggaggatcttggttggattgcatgctcgaggtgagtgacccaccttcaaattaatttcgggaataaaatttgtaaatattttgtattaattgaatatttgaaattgatattctatgtgataaatatttagtagatttatatttggaaatttgatgctcaattgagtgaatcaaaatatttatatattcagaaatattttgatctaaagaattttatgaaattgaaattgaaattattaattattaaattaatttgtttgaatatttcataattgaatatttcaaaaatatgtttatgcgtttgatattatgagaatttctatctagaattgtattgccaatttataatatttttaatatatatttttgtcaggacccgtccagaattccttccccagaaccctagacagccctgatcccagggaaaccctaccgaactctccaacggaaaatccggcagagcctcccctaagggatttacttaccacaaactacctgcactgaaaacacacttctataaacatccccttattcctcccacaaactacaaattatttcacaaattccagcacttctcaaaaacaacaacagtccagtgcataaataaaacagaagtatcccaatagtatacagagctttaagaagtgctaaacaacagaaatacaacaaggctgaaagaaataatacactgaaatgaaagagtacagagtacttctcgaaacacaatagcagcggaaaacttggttcgctccggaagaacgt
Protein-coding regions in this window:
- the LOC132800556 gene encoding LRR receptor-like serine/threonine-protein kinase ERL1; its protein translation is MGPDSYNIGSLVTLDISSNYMCGTIPLGFSELPNLQFLYLGDNFLSQSCHQLSRGRWEKIDVLDFGWNNLHGKLPASIGNLTFLSHLDLNCNSVDGGIPSSIGKLCNLISLYMSASFGSLQNRYGRPLPNPQYLYLSDNQLVGKLPKLLAQLENLLELDLFNNSLYGPIPTSFGILQQNLTIQLLGENEVNGTLPESLEQLSELHIFDVSSNQLTGAIVDFSSNNFSGSIPILSGNFDLLDISKDKFFGNISNKWNITDATFSFLSVAEDQLNGEIPAWNIVPTLKVIDLSNNNLIGSIPSSIGNCVHLSLPSSLQNLSSLETLNLGNNRLNGRIPPLIGKGFESLRILILRSNSFLGELLALLSNLSSLQVLDLAENQLTGSIPASFGHFKGQLQRYTKTLSLVTMLDLSGNNLSGDLPTEMTNLFGLVILNLSRNHFTCHIPKSISKLKQLSSLDLLDFRTKNTAKTKETGA